In the Alkalispirochaeta americana genome, one interval contains:
- the trmD gene encoding tRNA (guanosine(37)-N1)-methyltransferase TrmD: MADGYGITVLTLFPELVEEYFRTSIVGKAADRGALIPKVINIRDFSQDRHRSCDDAPYGGGAGMVLMAEPLATALDSVDAKARHVVFPTPSGRPFRQRDALRLSRQKEIVLICGRYEGIDQRIVDEYVDEEFTIGDYVLSSGELAAMVVIDAVYRLREGMLRPESVLEDSFQDGLLEHPHYTRPEVFRSRKVPEILLSGHHARIAQWRREQQVIRTARNRPDLLQNLSLTEAEQILTESILEKESHHGCN; encoded by the coding sequence GTGGCTGATGGATACGGAATAACGGTTCTTACGCTCTTCCCCGAACTGGTGGAGGAGTACTTTCGCACCTCCATTGTGGGGAAGGCGGCTGATCGCGGGGCCCTGATCCCGAAGGTGATAAACATCAGGGATTTTTCGCAGGACCGTCATCGCAGTTGTGACGACGCTCCCTACGGGGGTGGTGCCGGAATGGTTCTGATGGCGGAGCCTCTCGCAACGGCCCTTGATTCAGTTGACGCAAAGGCCCGACACGTGGTATTTCCCACACCGTCGGGGCGTCCCTTTCGTCAGCGCGACGCCCTCCGGCTCTCCCGGCAGAAGGAAATCGTCCTCATCTGCGGGCGCTACGAGGGGATCGATCAGAGGATCGTCGACGAATACGTGGACGAGGAGTTCACGATTGGTGATTACGTGCTCTCCTCGGGAGAGCTGGCGGCAATGGTGGTAATCGATGCGGTTTACCGATTGCGCGAGGGAATGTTGCGGCCCGAGAGCGTTCTGGAAGACAGTTTCCAGGATGGGTTGCTGGAACACCCTCATTATACACGGCCGGAGGTCTTTCGGTCCCGGAAGGTCCCGGAGATTTTGCTCTCGGGCCACCACGCCCGCATTGCCCAGTGGCGGCGGGAACAGCAGGTGATCAGGACGGCACGAAACCGCCCTGATCTTTTGCAGAACCTTTCGCTTACTGAAGCGGAACAGATACTGACGGAATCAATCCTGGAAAAGGAGTCGCACCATGGATGTAATTAA
- a CDS encoding HD-GYP domain-containing protein has product MKKIPVDQIEAGQRFSRPVYIDEDNLFVPEGIPVRERDLARLRKWEITSLYCDGAEISEDPQAALNAFFLRAFTSPRQKAITANYNSLRSTVLEIFGRLRAEEAVEQDEVYRVVNRLLQLLDVHPNDVVQYMLYGMQGEAGEVENALNTAILAALVGRKMQLPRHRLILLVTAAVLHDVGMLRIPQEILSKEGKLTPEERRQIQTHPIYSYKIITREIGFPEEVGIPALQHQERWDGNGYPRRIARDSILLEARIIAVADSFVAMVSNKPYRLSMIGYTAIRNLLSDNGTRFDPDVLKVFIQVLGIYPIGSIVLLSDASVCRVLKNRSSAPLKPLVKVIIDADGREFVDDDGPEIDLGETKSVFIVRAVDANSLAAQHRNR; this is encoded by the coding sequence ATGAAAAAAATTCCGGTGGATCAGATCGAGGCTGGGCAGCGCTTTTCCCGGCCCGTTTACATAGACGAAGACAACCTCTTTGTCCCCGAGGGGATTCCGGTCCGTGAACGCGATCTGGCACGGTTGCGAAAGTGGGAGATCACCAGCCTCTATTGCGATGGGGCGGAAATATCGGAAGATCCCCAGGCAGCCCTGAACGCCTTCTTTCTGCGGGCCTTTACAAGTCCTCGCCAAAAGGCAATAACAGCGAACTACAATTCCCTGAGGTCAACGGTTCTCGAGATTTTTGGGCGGCTCCGGGCCGAGGAAGCGGTGGAACAAGACGAGGTCTATCGCGTTGTGAACCGGTTGTTGCAACTTCTCGATGTTCATCCGAACGATGTTGTTCAGTATATGCTATACGGAATGCAGGGGGAGGCGGGAGAAGTAGAAAACGCCCTGAACACGGCCATACTGGCAGCCCTGGTGGGAAGAAAGATGCAGCTACCCCGCCACCGCCTGATTCTCCTGGTTACTGCGGCGGTCTTGCACGATGTGGGAATGTTGCGAATCCCCCAGGAAATTCTCTCGAAAGAAGGAAAATTAACTCCTGAAGAGCGTCGCCAGATCCAGACGCACCCCATCTACTCCTACAAGATCATCACCCGGGAGATCGGTTTTCCCGAAGAGGTGGGCATCCCTGCCTTGCAGCACCAGGAGCGATGGGACGGCAACGGCTATCCCCGGCGCATCGCCCGCGACTCCATCCTTCTGGAGGCGCGTATTATCGCCGTCGCCGATTCCTTCGTTGCCATGGTATCAAATAAACCCTACCGTCTTTCCATGATCGGCTACACGGCCATTCGAAATCTCCTGAGTGATAACGGAACCCGCTTTGATCCCGACGTCCTGAAAGTGTTTATTCAGGTTTTGGGTATTTATCCGATCGGGAGCATCGTGCTCCTGAGCGATGCCTCGGTCTGCCGTGTTCTGAAAAACCGGAGTTCAGCTCCCCTGAAGCCGCTGGTGAAAGTGATCATCGACGCCGATGGCCGGGAGTTTGTCGATGACGATGGCCCGGAAATCGATTTGGGAGAAACCAAATCGGTCTTCATCGTCCGGGCAGTAGACGCCAACTCTCTGGCGGCGCAGCATCGGAACCGGTAA
- the rplS gene encoding 50S ribosomal protein L19: MDVIKAVEAAHVKENAENFRIGDTVKVHFRIVEGQTERIQIYEGLVIALNNSGLRRTVTVRKLSYGVGVERIFPLHSPRVQQIEMVRRGRVRRAKLYYIRNRVGKAAKVAELVRRKER; this comes from the coding sequence ATGGATGTAATTAAGGCGGTCGAGGCCGCTCACGTAAAAGAAAACGCAGAGAATTTTCGGATTGGGGACACCGTAAAGGTTCACTTCCGTATCGTTGAGGGTCAGACCGAGCGTATCCAGATCTATGAAGGGCTGGTAATCGCCCTGAATAACTCGGGTTTGCGCCGAACCGTGACAGTCAGAAAACTGAGCTACGGCGTTGGCGTGGAACGGATTTTCCCCCTCCACAGCCCCCGGGTTCAGCAGATTGAAATGGTGCGACGCGGACGTGTTCGCCGGGCGAAGCTCTATTATATCCGCAACCGTGTTGGAAAAGCGGCAAAAGTTGCCGAGCTGGTACGGCGGAAAGAGCGATAA
- a CDS encoding KH domain-containing protein, giving the protein MERDLVEYIAKALVDEPDAVVVNQIEGEKSTILELKVNPDDIGKVIGKHGRIAKSIRTLLSAASTGTGKRVVLEILD; this is encoded by the coding sequence GTGGAAAGAGATTTAGTTGAATACATCGCAAAGGCCCTGGTCGATGAGCCCGATGCGGTCGTGGTAAATCAGATCGAGGGTGAAAAATCAACGATTCTGGAGCTGAAAGTCAATCCCGATGATATCGGGAAGGTTATCGGCAAGCACGGCCGGATCGCCAAATCGATCAGGACACTTCTGAGCGCAGCTTCCACGGGAACGGGGAAGCGGGTCGTTCTGGAAATCCTTGACTGA
- a CDS encoding YraN family protein, producing the protein MKSTYQKGQAGEARATAWLEQKGCQILARNFRCRAGEVDIVGEDGATLLFVEVKAWRFFPEDALERVLGPRKQARIVGAARVFLQQNPQFRDRSFRFDVLCVDEGAGTVRHIQGAFEAPCPE; encoded by the coding sequence TTGAAAAGCACCTACCAGAAAGGACAGGCCGGTGAAGCCCGGGCAACGGCCTGGCTGGAGCAAAAAGGTTGCCAGATTCTCGCAAGAAACTTCAGGTGTCGCGCCGGTGAGGTCGATATAGTAGGTGAAGACGGTGCAACGCTACTCTTTGTCGAGGTCAAGGCGTGGCGTTTCTTCCCGGAGGATGCCCTGGAGAGGGTTCTGGGACCGCGCAAGCAGGCGCGCATCGTGGGGGCTGCGCGGGTCTTCTTGCAGCAGAACCCGCAGTTCCGGGACCGGAGTTTCCGGTTTGACGTACTATGTGTAGATGAAGGAGCTGGAACGGTCCGGCACATCCAGGGAGCGTTTGAGGCGCCATGCCCAGAGTAG
- the ffh gene encoding signal recognition particle protein, whose protein sequence is MLDRLSDRLNNVVRSVSGKSRITEQNIADAVEEIKVALLEADVNLKVVRRFVSRTVREASGESVLRSVSPGQQFVKVVYDKLVEFLGDERQDLALRGPDVPSVILFAGLQGSGKTTSAAKLALRLKKEGRRPLLVAADLVRPAAVDQLQQLGERIGIPVEAIPGSKDPKAVVKAGLARAKKEQLNVVIIDTAGRMQVDEALMEEIRQVSALAKPDERILVADAMTGQNAVEVARAFHESVDLTGVILSKFDSDTRGGAALSIKTIAGTPIKFIGTGEGVEDLEPFYPERIASRILGMGDVVSLVEKAQETIGADDAERLQKKIRSATFTLEDYLEQFQRVRKMGSVQSLLEMIPGMKGNIDPDQLDMDQMKREEAIILSMTREERHNHRIIGMSRRKRIAAGSGSSVFEVGQLIKRFDKMRAMMKKVSKNKKYQSQLMAQMGHR, encoded by the coding sequence ATGTTGGACAGGCTGAGCGACAGATTAAACAACGTAGTACGAAGTGTCTCCGGAAAGAGCCGCATCACCGAGCAGAATATTGCTGATGCCGTGGAGGAGATCAAAGTCGCGCTTCTGGAAGCCGACGTAAATCTCAAGGTAGTCCGCCGCTTTGTGAGCCGTACGGTTCGGGAGGCCTCGGGTGAATCGGTGCTGCGCTCCGTTTCGCCGGGGCAGCAATTCGTCAAGGTCGTCTACGACAAGCTGGTGGAGTTCCTGGGGGACGAGCGGCAGGATCTCGCCCTGCGCGGTCCCGATGTCCCCAGTGTTATTCTTTTTGCCGGTCTTCAGGGATCGGGAAAAACAACCTCTGCGGCAAAGTTGGCCCTGCGGTTAAAGAAGGAGGGGCGGAGGCCCCTTCTTGTTGCTGCTGACCTGGTGCGGCCTGCCGCAGTTGACCAGTTGCAACAACTGGGCGAGCGGATCGGCATCCCTGTGGAGGCCATCCCTGGCAGCAAAGACCCCAAGGCTGTAGTTAAAGCGGGGTTGGCGCGGGCAAAGAAAGAGCAGCTCAACGTCGTTATCATCGATACGGCGGGCCGGATGCAGGTCGATGAAGCCCTGATGGAGGAGATTCGGCAGGTTTCTGCTCTGGCAAAACCCGACGAGCGAATCCTCGTGGCTGATGCCATGACGGGACAGAATGCGGTAGAGGTAGCCCGGGCGTTTCACGAGAGTGTGGATCTTACGGGGGTTATCCTCAGCAAGTTCGACAGTGATACCCGGGGTGGGGCAGCGCTCTCCATCAAGACAATCGCAGGAACCCCGATCAAGTTCATCGGAACCGGTGAGGGCGTCGAGGATCTGGAACCCTTTTATCCCGAGAGGATTGCTTCCCGCATTCTCGGAATGGGTGATGTGGTCTCTCTTGTCGAGAAGGCCCAGGAGACGATCGGCGCCGATGATGCCGAGCGTTTGCAGAAGAAGATACGCTCCGCTACCTTTACCCTGGAAGATTACCTGGAGCAGTTCCAGCGGGTCCGGAAAATGGGTTCGGTTCAGTCGCTTCTGGAGATGATCCCGGGAATGAAGGGGAACATTGATCCCGATCAGCTTGATATGGATCAAATGAAGCGGGAGGAGGCGATTATCCTTTCCATGACCCGGGAAGAACGGCATAATCACCGGATTATCGGTATGTCCCGACGGAAGCGTATCGCTGCCGGGAGTGGTTCCTCTGTTTTCGAGGTGGGCCAGCTGATAAAACGGTTTGACAAGATGCGGGCAATGATGAAGAAGGTTTCAAAGAACAAGAAGTACCAGTCCCAGCTGATGGCTCAGATGGGGCACCGGTAA
- the rpsP gene encoding 30S ribosomal protein S16, with product MSTKIRLKRFGSKKRPFYRIVVMDSRAPRDGRALEEIGVYHPIAADAEAQVRFDEEKVKEWLQKGARPTNTVRKLLNNNNVTVK from the coding sequence GTGAGTACAAAAATTCGCCTGAAGCGATTCGGTTCCAAAAAACGTCCCTTTTACCGCATTGTGGTGATGGACAGCCGGGCTCCCCGGGATGGTCGGGCTCTGGAAGAAATTGGTGTGTACCATCCTATCGCGGCCGATGCCGAAGCTCAGGTTCGGTTCGACGAGGAGAAGGTCAAGGAATGGCTTCAAAAAGGAGCTCGTCCCACCAACACCGTGCGCAAACTGTTGAACAACAATAACGTAACGGTGAAATAA
- the rimM gene encoding ribosome maturation factor RimM (Essential for efficient processing of 16S rRNA) has protein sequence MTDRQESALAMVAIGAVRRPHGVRGAVKVFSFSGEIAHFEGLSRVELRRKDKVWSANVEKVLLQGGVPLLWFSGVTTPEQARDLAGAEIWVPRDQAAPCGSNEYYITDLVGMTLLSGGDSCGEIIAVVDGLQAPLLEVKRETGTVLIPFMSQYVGDVDTEKRTVELLVPWLMDTE, from the coding sequence TTGACTGATCGACAGGAGAGCGCCCTGGCCATGGTTGCCATCGGTGCTGTCCGTCGGCCCCATGGTGTGCGAGGCGCGGTCAAGGTTTTTTCCTTCTCCGGCGAGATCGCCCATTTTGAGGGATTGTCCCGGGTTGAGTTGCGGCGCAAGGATAAGGTTTGGTCTGCCAATGTGGAGAAGGTTCTTCTCCAGGGAGGCGTTCCTCTCCTCTGGTTTTCGGGGGTTACCACGCCGGAGCAGGCAAGGGATCTGGCGGGTGCCGAGATTTGGGTGCCCCGGGATCAGGCAGCTCCCTGCGGCAGTAATGAATACTACATTACCGACCTGGTGGGGATGACGCTCCTTTCCGGGGGTGATTCCTGCGGTGAGATCATTGCCGTCGTTGACGGCCTGCAGGCCCCGCTCCTTGAGGTGAAGCGTGAAACCGGAACGGTGTTGATCCCCTTCATGTCTCAATATGTGGGAGATGTTGACACCGAAAAACGAACAGTGGAGTTGCTGGTGCCGTGGCTGATGGATACGGAATAA
- a CDS encoding EscU/YscU/HrcU family type III secretion system export apparatus switch protein, which translates to MDEQVAAAIRYDSSLPAPFVVARGKGELARKMLSMARAAGVPVRSDADLAERLVWLTPGEAIPQELFFPVAEILSFVLRLDPSGAVPDSLDIRGQ; encoded by the coding sequence ATGGATGAGCAGGTTGCCGCGGCGATACGCTACGATTCATCCCTTCCGGCTCCTTTTGTGGTAGCCCGGGGCAAGGGAGAGCTTGCGCGCAAAATGCTTTCGATGGCTCGGGCAGCAGGAGTTCCGGTTCGCAGTGACGCCGATCTGGCGGAGCGTCTCGTCTGGTTAACCCCCGGAGAAGCAATTCCCCAGGAACTCTTCTTTCCTGTTGCAGAAATCCTCTCCTTTGTGCTTCGTCTGGACCCCTCCGGGGCAGTCCCGGATTCCCTGGATATCCGTGGACAATAG